Proteins encoded together in one Microplitis mediator isolate UGA2020A chromosome 7, iyMicMedi2.1, whole genome shotgun sequence window:
- the LOC130671587 gene encoding protein dimmed-like: MRSEMTNEDSFNENWILENKGHSSNKNVSALRKTSRRIERLNNNNNNNNNNNNNNNNLTSTKSSSRGCTPRERTLRRLESNERERMRMHSLNNAFQSLREVIPHVSKERRLSKIETLTLAKNYIVALTDVICAMRNDEQSTNIQTTPIIDGETSDHINDCLNMNTPISSRSSSPEMQTFSNPSQINSLWKDN; the protein is encoded by the exons ATGCGATCAGAAATGACAAATGAAGAcagttttaatgaaaattggaTATTAGAAAATAAAGGACATTctagtaataaaaatgtatcgGCACTACGTAAGACATCGAGAAGGATTGAAagactaaataataataataataataataataataataataataataataataatttaacaagtACCAAGTCATCATCTCGTGGGTGTACACCTAGGGAGAGAACTCTCAGGAGATTGGAAAGCAATGAGAGAGAACGAATGAGGATGCACAGTCTTAACAACGCGTTTcag agTTTGAGAGAGGTGATACCTCATGTCAGTAAAGAACGTCGTTTATCTAAAATAGAAACATTGACACTTgctaaaaattatattgttgCACTCACAGACGTTATTTGTGCAATGAGAAATGATGAACAATCAACAAATATTCAGACCACTCCAATAATCGATGGAGAAACATCAGATCATATTAATGATTGTCTTAATATGAATACTCCTATATCATCAAGATCTTCTAGTCCAGAAATGCAAACATTTTCCAACCCTTCTCAAATTAATTCACTGTggaaagataattaa
- the LOC130671584 gene encoding 2-(3-amino-3-carboxypropyl)histidine synthase subunit 1 produces MSTEDNSNNNDNLLSSSVIVVKAKPVRKVFKAGAVRVNKIPQELLNDQILNAAIAALPENYNFEIHKTIWRIRELKAKRVALQMPEGLLIYATTIADIIQDFTEAETVIMGDVTYGACCVDDFTARALNIHLLIHYGHSCLIPIDQTQGIKVLYIFVDIKIDTAHCIDCLKATLPVITKIALVSTIQFAGTLQVIAKEMRNGGYETTVPQSKPLSPGEILGCTAPQIRCADALIYIGDGRFHLEAAMIANPKLCAYRYDPYEKKLSQEFYDHDTMRVVRQNAIENAKNGNTIGLILGTLGRQGNPIVLKSLEKRIEYLGKKNVIILMSEIFPDKISMFYDIDAFIQIACPRLSIDWGTAFNKPFLTPYEGAVALNLSKYDLDKPYPMDFYASSSLGPWTPNYKPETELEKQSDTCCGKCK; encoded by the exons atgaGTACTGAagataatagtaataataatgataatttattatcatcatcagtaATAGTGGTTAAAGCTAAACCAGTAAGGAAAGTTTTTAAAGCCGGAGCTGTtcgtgtaaataaaatacctcaagaattattaaatgatCAAATATTGAATGCTGCTATTGCAGCTTTacctgaaaattataattttgaaattcacaAAACAATATGGAGAATACGAGAATTAAAAGCCAAAAGAGTTGCACTTCAAATGCCTGAAGGTCTTTTAATTTATGCAACAACAATAGCTGATATAATTCAAGATTTTACCGAGGCTGAAACTGTTATTATGGGTGACGTTACTTATg gagCATGCTGTGTAGATGATTTTACTGCTCGTGCTTTAAATATTCatcttttaattcattatgGGCATTCATGCTTAATACCGATTGATCAAACTCAAGgtattaaagttttatacatatttGTGGACATAAAAATCGATACAGCACATTGTATAGATTGTTTAAAAGCAACATTACCCGTAATAACTAAAATAGCTCTCGTTAGTACAATTCAATTTGCTGGAACTTTACAAGTTATTGCTAAAGAAATGAGAAATGGAGGATATGAAACGACTGTTCCTCAAAGTAAACCTTTGAGCCCTGGAgaa atattaGGATGTACTGCACCACAAATACGATGTGCAGAtgctttaatttatattgGCGATGGACGTTTTCATTTAGAAGCAGCTATGATTGCAAATCCAAAGCTTTGTGCTTATAGATATGATccttatgaaaaaaaacttagtCAAGAATTTTACGATCACGATACAATGCGAGTTGTTAGACAAAATGCTAttgaaaatgcaaaaaatggAAATACAATCGGCCTTATTCTTGGAACCCTTGGACGCCAAGGTAATCCAATTGTATTAAAGTCTCTTGAGAAAAGAATTGAATATTTAGgaaagaaaaatgttattatattGATGTCTGAAATTTTTCCCGATAAAATATCAATGTTTTATGATATCGATGCCTTTATACAAATAGCATGTCCACGATTGAGCATTGATTGGGGAACAGCATTTAACAAACCATTTTTAACTCCTTATGAAGGAGCTGTTGCATTAAATCTTTCAAAATATGATTTAGACAAACCATATCCAATGGATTTTTATGCATCATCAAGCTTAGGGCCATGGACACCTAATTATAAGCCAGAAACAGAGCTTGAGAAACAGAGTGATACTTGTTGtggaaaatgtaaataa
- the LOC130671585 gene encoding lachesin-like — MNKFIFKVFFVITIIVASSKIITDAQRTPTISYISQEQITDIGKSVELKCSVEYGDEYPVLWIKLNNGGREQMPISSQTSLIVGDNRFSVTYNSENSTYTLQINNIQETDAGFYQCRVQIALNNRIDAQVELQIRREPSISDNSTSNFVTTEGKTVQLECYANGFPKPTITWRRQSMPFSTGGLIYKGNVLTITSIKKEDRGIYYCIATNGVGRGHRRIINVEVEFAPVVTAKRPRLSQALLYDMDLECHVEAYPPPAITWLKDDEELSNNQHYRISHFATADEITDTTLRVITIEKRQFGKFICKAYNKYGTSNTTIELSESIIPVCPPACNY; from the exons atgaataaatttatttttaaagtattttttgttattactattattgtaGCATCGTCTAAAATAA ttactGATGCTCAGAGAACTCCAACAATATCTTATATATCTCAGGAACAAATTACAGATATTGGAAAATCTGTTGAATTAAAGTGTTCAGTAGAATACGGTGATGAGTATCCTGTTTTatggattaaattaaataatggaGGAAGAGAACAAATGCCAATATCTTCTCAAACTTCTCTAATTGTTGGAGATAATAGATTTTCAGTTACGTACAATAGTGAAAATTCAACTTACActcttcaa ataaataatattcaagaAACAGATGCTGGTTTTTATCAATGTAGAGTACAAATTGCTTTGAATAATCGTATTGATGCACAAGTTGAATTGCAAATACGACGTGAGCCATCAATAAGTGATAATTCAACTTCGAATTTTGTAACTACTGAAGGAAAAACTGTACAACTTGAGTGTTATGCTAATGGTTTTCCAAAACCAACTATCACATGGCGCAGACAATCAATGCCTTTTTCTACTGGaggattaatttataa aggAAATGTATTGACAAttacatcaattaaaaaagaagATCGTGGAATATACTATTGTATTGCTACAAATGGAGTTGGCCGCGGACACCGACGTATTATAAATGTTGAAGTTGAATTTGCGCCAGTAGTTACAGCTAAACGTCCTCGTTTAAGTCAAGCTTTGTTGTACGATATGGATTTAGAGTGCCATGTAGAAGCTTATCCTCCACCTGCAATAACATGGCTTAAAGATGATGAGGAACTTAGTAATAATCAACATTATCGTATATCACATTTTGCAACTGCTGATGAAATAACTGACACAACTCTTCGTGTTATAACGATTGAAAAAAGAcaatttggaaaatttatttgcaaaGCTTATAATAAATATGGGACCTCTAATACGACAATTGAGTTATctg aatcaATTATTCCAGTATGCCCACCAGCTTGTaactattga
- the LOC130671578 gene encoding ubiquitin carboxyl-terminal hydrolase 36 isoform X2 — protein sequence MPAVSVCDPVAAALRHSLEAGQSKSSTEDITISLTTGASRILQTELKYEETDDYQSTVLDKLKSKYIVLNLPNNTNYNLSDNNNNTGIICRKKNEQNKMIRPSLPEPKTTLYKPQNVNLGWSGSFPVGAGLINVGNTCYLNSTLQALFHVPALVNWLLSDIHHNSKCEQNGGGECLTCAMAKTLQFSHEKSGNAIKPFYIYNKLKLICRTMVPGQQEDAHEFLRYLLEGMERAYLHRCKATKLDNYSKETTPINQIFGGYIRTEVKCLKCQHVSTTFQHFQDLLVDIRKANSLDEALTSYFSREELDNNDYKCEACKKRVPATKQFSLEQPPKVLCVQLKRFSVLGNKISRHIGFKQNINMGPYLWREPGEPPRKLNYKLMSIITHVGPSVGCGHYTAVAQVSSGQYYSFDDSCVRSINISNVLNTNAYIMIFEMESPSTNNQLPQSIKHNGLSNIKTISNGCSFKSSSPKPSTSGLVATTTNGFVKSNGSCNKIRNSDSPSSSSSSSSSPSPSIIGPQLPSSKFTFEQQNNNSQTAQQHKNNNFIGPLLPQKFSSDKTQPRLVMHIKNGKVFNGNNNNNNNNSLVPYDGSSDEEENITLNSSKNNNNNNSSTIKSSTSISNGVSKSHNKDLTIDINNKSPTIATKTELKTIKSISTTTQKSIPTPISTSNGSSSNNNNNNNNNNNNNNNSAGQKQQNGKFENNNNSNNNNNNNNNKLSETNGKDKWHQPIRIKTNSSLDDKIQTKAASSISGWEVSKDAPSPTSAATPNGWSVTDNNKEENKKSNHTTTISSTPSAAAPRNFNGTNRSDTVSHLYKMSHRGYGSNSVTSWNGSRAHMDREVDNERREERKRHFNPDDEEMDRGRTKKLKSHREYESRSNPGYNPFQEYQNGKSWNRSNGGGNYRRYYDTSSHSRQSHGNYRHHRYHNNHRDHYHRR from the exons ATGCCTGCTGTGAGCGTATGTGATCCGGTAGCGGCAGCACTCCGACATTCATTGGAGGCTGGTCAATCAAAGTCCTCGACAGAGGATATAACTATTTCACTAACTACCGGAGCATCAAGAATTTTACAGACTGAACTAAAATATGAAGAAACGGATGATTATCAATCAACAGTTTTGGATAAACTTAAATCCaaatatattgtattaaatCTTCcaaataatacaaattataatctatcggataacaacaataatacagGAATTATTTGTCGTAAAAAAAacgaacaaaataaaatgataaggCCTTCATTACCAGAACCAAAAACAACACTATATAAACCACAAAATGTCAACTTGGGTTGGAGTGGATCATTCCCAGTAGGTGCTGGATTAATAAATGTTGGAAATAcatgttatttaaacagtACTTTACAAGCATTATTTCACGTACCGGCTCTTGTTAATTGGTTACTCTCAGACATTCATCATAATTCAAAATGTGAACaaaatg GCGGTGGAGAATGTCTTACCTGTGCAATGGCAAAAACACTTCAATTTAGCCATGAAAAATCTGGCAATGCTATTAAaccattttatatatataataaattaaagt TAATTTGCCGGACAATGGTACCAGGACAACAAGAAGATGCCCATGAATTTTTACGTTATTTACTTGAAGGAATGGAACGTGCTTATCTCCATCGTTGTAAAGCaactaaattagataattattcaaaagaaaCAACCCCtataaatcaaatatttgGTGGTTATATTCGTACTGAAGTTAAGTGTCTTAAATGCCAACATGTTTCAACAACTTTTCAACATTTTCAAGATTTATTGGTAGATATTCGTAAAGCAAATTCACTAGATGAAGCATTAACAAGTTATTTTAGCCGTGAAGAATTGGATAATAATGATTACAAATGTGAAGCATGTAAAAAACGTGTTCCAGCAACAAAACAATTTAGCTTGGAACAACCACCAAAAGTACTTTGCGTTCAATTAAAACGTTTTAGTGTACTTGGTAATAAAATATCACGTCACATaggatttaaacaaaatataaatatgggACCGTATTTGTGGCGAGAACCTGGTGAACCTCCAAGAAAGCTTAACTATAAATTAATGTCAATTATAACTCATGTGGGACCATCTGTTGGATGTGGACATTATACAGCTGTTGCACAAGTATCCTCTGGCCAATATTATTCATTTGATGATTCCTGTGTACGTtcgataaatatttcaaatgtattaaatacaaatgcttacattATGATTTTTGAAATGGAATCTCCATCTACTAATAATCAACTGCCACAATCTATAAAACATAAtggtttatcaaatattaaaacaatttcaaatggTTGTTCATTTAAATCATCAAGTCCTAAACCTTCAACTTCGGGACTAGTTGCTACTACTACTAATGGATTTGTCAAATCTAATGGTTCTTGTAACAAAATTCGTAATTCTGATTCTCCTTCTTCGtcttcttcatcttcatcatcaCCTTCACCTTCAATCATTGGACCTCAACTGCCCTCATCTAAATTTACATTTgaacaacaaaataataattctcaaACTGCTCaacaacataaaaataataattttattggacCACTATTgccacaaaaattttcatcagacaAGACCCAACCCAGACTTGTTATGCATattaaaaatggaaaagtatttaatggaaataataacaataacaacaacaatagtTTGGTACCGTACGATGGCTCAAGTGACGAAGAAGAAAATATAACATTAAACTCctccaaaaataataataataataattcttccACTATTAAATCTTCAACGAGTATTTCTAATGGTGTATCCAAATCTCATAATAAAGATTTAACaatagatataaataataaatcaccAACAATAGCTACGAAAACAGAATTGAAAACTATTAAATCTATCAGTACGACTACACAAAAATCTATACCAACACCTATTTCTACATCAAATGGATCAtcaagcaataataataataataataataataataataataataataataattctgcTGGCCAGAAACAACAAAatggtaaatttgaaaataataacaatagtaataataataataataataataacaacaaattATCTGAAACAAATGGCAAAGATAAATGGCATCAACCTATtcgaataaaaacaaatagcAGTTTAGAtgataaaattcaaacaaaagCTGCAAGTAGTATAAGTGGTTGGGAAGTTTCAAAAGATGCTCCTTCTCCAACTTCAGCAGCTACACCGAATGGTTGGTCTGTCACCGATAACAACAA agaagaaaataaaaagtctAATCATACAACAACTATAAGCTCGACACCAAGCGCAGCAGCGCCACGTAATTTCAATGGAACAAATCGTTCTGATACAGTATCACATTTGTATAAAATGTCACATCGTGGTTATGGATCTAATtcag TTACAAGTTGGAATGGCAGCAGAGCACATATGGATCGTGAAGTAGATAATGAACGACGCGAAGAACGTAAACGTCATTTTAATCCTGATGATGAAGAAATGGATCGAGGAAGAACGAAAAAACTTAAAAGTCACCGAGAGTATGAAAGTCGTTCAAATCCAGGATACAATCCTTTTCAAGAATATCAGAATGGAAAATCTTGGAATCGATCAAACGGTGGTGGAAATTATCGAAGATACTATGATACTTCCAGTCATAGTCGACAGAGTCATGGAAATTATAGACATCATAGATACCATAATAATCATCGTGATCACTATCATCGTAGGTAG
- the LOC130671578 gene encoding ubiquitin carboxyl-terminal hydrolase 36 isoform X1 — translation MPAVSVCDPVAAALRHSLEAGQSKSSTEDITISLTTGASRILQTELKYEETDDYQSTVLDKLKSKYIVLNLPNNTNYNLSDNNNNTGIICRKKNEQNKMIRPSLPEPKTTLYKPQNVNLGWSGSFPVGAGLINVGNTCYLNSTLQALFHVPALVNWLLSDIHHNSKCEQNEGGGECLTCAMAKTLQFSHEKSGNAIKPFYIYNKLKLICRTMVPGQQEDAHEFLRYLLEGMERAYLHRCKATKLDNYSKETTPINQIFGGYIRTEVKCLKCQHVSTTFQHFQDLLVDIRKANSLDEALTSYFSREELDNNDYKCEACKKRVPATKQFSLEQPPKVLCVQLKRFSVLGNKISRHIGFKQNINMGPYLWREPGEPPRKLNYKLMSIITHVGPSVGCGHYTAVAQVSSGQYYSFDDSCVRSINISNVLNTNAYIMIFEMESPSTNNQLPQSIKHNGLSNIKTISNGCSFKSSSPKPSTSGLVATTTNGFVKSNGSCNKIRNSDSPSSSSSSSSSPSPSIIGPQLPSSKFTFEQQNNNSQTAQQHKNNNFIGPLLPQKFSSDKTQPRLVMHIKNGKVFNGNNNNNNNNSLVPYDGSSDEEENITLNSSKNNNNNNSSTIKSSTSISNGVSKSHNKDLTIDINNKSPTIATKTELKTIKSISTTTQKSIPTPISTSNGSSSNNNNNNNNNNNNNNNSAGQKQQNGKFENNNNSNNNNNNNNNKLSETNGKDKWHQPIRIKTNSSLDDKIQTKAASSISGWEVSKDAPSPTSAATPNGWSVTDNNKEENKKSNHTTTISSTPSAAAPRNFNGTNRSDTVSHLYKMSHRGYGSNSVTSWNGSRAHMDREVDNERREERKRHFNPDDEEMDRGRTKKLKSHREYESRSNPGYNPFQEYQNGKSWNRSNGGGNYRRYYDTSSHSRQSHGNYRHHRYHNNHRDHYHRR, via the exons ATGCCTGCTGTGAGCGTATGTGATCCGGTAGCGGCAGCACTCCGACATTCATTGGAGGCTGGTCAATCAAAGTCCTCGACAGAGGATATAACTATTTCACTAACTACCGGAGCATCAAGAATTTTACAGACTGAACTAAAATATGAAGAAACGGATGATTATCAATCAACAGTTTTGGATAAACTTAAATCCaaatatattgtattaaatCTTCcaaataatacaaattataatctatcggataacaacaataatacagGAATTATTTGTCGTAAAAAAAacgaacaaaataaaatgataaggCCTTCATTACCAGAACCAAAAACAACACTATATAAACCACAAAATGTCAACTTGGGTTGGAGTGGATCATTCCCAGTAGGTGCTGGATTAATAAATGTTGGAAATAcatgttatttaaacagtACTTTACAAGCATTATTTCACGTACCGGCTCTTGTTAATTGGTTACTCTCAGACATTCATCATAATTCAAAATGTGAACaaaatg aagGCGGTGGAGAATGTCTTACCTGTGCAATGGCAAAAACACTTCAATTTAGCCATGAAAAATCTGGCAATGCTATTAAaccattttatatatataataaattaaagt TAATTTGCCGGACAATGGTACCAGGACAACAAGAAGATGCCCATGAATTTTTACGTTATTTACTTGAAGGAATGGAACGTGCTTATCTCCATCGTTGTAAAGCaactaaattagataattattcaaaagaaaCAACCCCtataaatcaaatatttgGTGGTTATATTCGTACTGAAGTTAAGTGTCTTAAATGCCAACATGTTTCAACAACTTTTCAACATTTTCAAGATTTATTGGTAGATATTCGTAAAGCAAATTCACTAGATGAAGCATTAACAAGTTATTTTAGCCGTGAAGAATTGGATAATAATGATTACAAATGTGAAGCATGTAAAAAACGTGTTCCAGCAACAAAACAATTTAGCTTGGAACAACCACCAAAAGTACTTTGCGTTCAATTAAAACGTTTTAGTGTACTTGGTAATAAAATATCACGTCACATaggatttaaacaaaatataaatatgggACCGTATTTGTGGCGAGAACCTGGTGAACCTCCAAGAAAGCTTAACTATAAATTAATGTCAATTATAACTCATGTGGGACCATCTGTTGGATGTGGACATTATACAGCTGTTGCACAAGTATCCTCTGGCCAATATTATTCATTTGATGATTCCTGTGTACGTtcgataaatatttcaaatgtattaaatacaaatgcttacattATGATTTTTGAAATGGAATCTCCATCTACTAATAATCAACTGCCACAATCTATAAAACATAAtggtttatcaaatattaaaacaatttcaaatggTTGTTCATTTAAATCATCAAGTCCTAAACCTTCAACTTCGGGACTAGTTGCTACTACTACTAATGGATTTGTCAAATCTAATGGTTCTTGTAACAAAATTCGTAATTCTGATTCTCCTTCTTCGtcttcttcatcttcatcatcaCCTTCACCTTCAATCATTGGACCTCAACTGCCCTCATCTAAATTTACATTTgaacaacaaaataataattctcaaACTGCTCaacaacataaaaataataattttattggacCACTATTgccacaaaaattttcatcagacaAGACCCAACCCAGACTTGTTATGCATattaaaaatggaaaagtatttaatggaaataataacaataacaacaacaatagtTTGGTACCGTACGATGGCTCAAGTGACGAAGAAGAAAATATAACATTAAACTCctccaaaaataataataataataattcttccACTATTAAATCTTCAACGAGTATTTCTAATGGTGTATCCAAATCTCATAATAAAGATTTAACaatagatataaataataaatcaccAACAATAGCTACGAAAACAGAATTGAAAACTATTAAATCTATCAGTACGACTACACAAAAATCTATACCAACACCTATTTCTACATCAAATGGATCAtcaagcaataataataataataataataataataataataataataataattctgcTGGCCAGAAACAACAAAatggtaaatttgaaaataataacaatagtaataataataataataataataacaacaaattATCTGAAACAAATGGCAAAGATAAATGGCATCAACCTATtcgaataaaaacaaatagcAGTTTAGAtgataaaattcaaacaaaagCTGCAAGTAGTATAAGTGGTTGGGAAGTTTCAAAAGATGCTCCTTCTCCAACTTCAGCAGCTACACCGAATGGTTGGTCTGTCACCGATAACAACAA agaagaaaataaaaagtctAATCATACAACAACTATAAGCTCGACACCAAGCGCAGCAGCGCCACGTAATTTCAATGGAACAAATCGTTCTGATACAGTATCACATTTGTATAAAATGTCACATCGTGGTTATGGATCTAATtcag TTACAAGTTGGAATGGCAGCAGAGCACATATGGATCGTGAAGTAGATAATGAACGACGCGAAGAACGTAAACGTCATTTTAATCCTGATGATGAAGAAATGGATCGAGGAAGAACGAAAAAACTTAAAAGTCACCGAGAGTATGAAAGTCGTTCAAATCCAGGATACAATCCTTTTCAAGAATATCAGAATGGAAAATCTTGGAATCGATCAAACGGTGGTGGAAATTATCGAAGATACTATGATACTTCCAGTCATAGTCGACAGAGTCATGGAAATTATAGACATCATAGATACCATAATAATCATCGTGATCACTATCATCGTAGGTAG
- the LOC130671586 gene encoding uncharacterized protein LOC130671586 has protein sequence MMEESKEELEYTPEDVIIISDQKSLIETLIKNLGILRSEIRHCNLIDSEFETNLELFKESNNNLIIKLQSLSCISEQQINSEMKNKISEFVEHVYQSWEFINKQISEEYAKFFVASRTVYGVALTSLLHQIKKQVGAIKISLKLGESIYDKEYIIKGHMYCCELTKLLTLLEGCDEKVQQYLMISKSISNIQKLNSIIDHFSISYNLLTKNNYNEDSKVFNDFLFKLLTGEIFGWEPVNPDVILKENIPKKPVFITKNNNRRTQLKSLQHLPLFH, from the exons ATGATGGAAGAAAGTAAAGAAGAGCTAGAATATACTCCAGAAgatgttattataatttcagatcaaaaaagtttaattgaaacattaattaaaaat TTAGGAATTTTACGATCGGAAATTCGTCATTGCAATCTTATTGATTCCGAATTTGAAACAAATCTTGAACTTTTTAAAGAgagtaacaataatttaattattaaattacaatcTCTAAGTTGTATTTCTGAGCAACAAATAAATAgcgaaatgaaaaataaaataagcgaATTTGTTGAACATGTTTATCAATCTTgggaatttattaataaacaa aTAAGTGAAGAatatgcaaaattttttgttgccaGTCGTACTGTTTATGGAGTTGCATTAACATCACTTTTACatcagataaaaaaacaagttggagctattaaaatttctcttaaACTTGGAGAATCAATTTATGACAaagaatatattattaaaggACACATGTATTGTTGTGAATTGACTAAATTATTAACTCTACTGGAGGGATGTGATGAAAAAGTTCAACAATATTTAATGATTTCAAAGTCTATTAGTAATATACAAAAACTAAATTCAATAATTGATCATTTTTCAAtatcttataatttattaactaaaaataattataacgaGGACAGTAAagtatttaatgattttctatttaaacTTCTTACTGGTGAAATTTTTGGATGGGAGCCAGTAAATCCTGAcgtaatattaaaagaaaatattcctaaaaaacctgtttttataacaaaaaataataatcgccGTACGCAGTTAAAAAGTTTACAACATTTGCCAttgtttcattaa